In Chelmon rostratus isolate fCheRos1 chromosome 20, fCheRos1.pri, whole genome shotgun sequence, a single window of DNA contains:
- the sec22c gene encoding vesicle-trafficking protein SEC22c, producing the protein MSLILFAFVVRVRDGLPLSASTDFEHNQELQERKQQLRTISKALARFPDRGTVKGQELNIHFVSSEGVSYMTVCHCSLPVAKAFCFLEDLRWEFTTCFNSSVVALANRPYPFLEFDSKIQKLKQQYNQSGGPALEVTLAEVQEDLRIHPPQVIHLEEVELTNGIANGHMEQAPGSGQNIRLKPVTAPGILLLVLNIMCASLNIIRGVHLIEYTFQDDYDGVGNVVAFLLAFVCCVFQCHLYLFHSSLKKHKSFTLLSVIVLCNLYLLGLRNVWQLIFHISVASLSTLLILTRKLQDRTNDCGV; encoded by the exons ATGTCTCTGATCCTGTTTGCCTTTGTGGTCCGGGTCAGGGATGGACTCCCCCTCTCAGCCTCCACAGACTTTGAACACAACCAAGAGCTccaggagaggaagcagcagctcaggacCATCAGCAAGGCACTGGCCCGTTTCCCCGACAGAGGGACCGTCAAGGGCCAGGAGCTTAACATACA CTTCGTCTCGTCAGAGGGTGTATCCTACATGACCGTGTGCCACTGCAGCCTCCCTGTTGCTAAGGCCTTCTGCTTCCTGGAAGATCTGCGCTGGGAGTTCACGACATGCTTCAATAGCTCTGTTGTTGCCTTGGCAAACAGACCGTATCCATTTTTGGAATTTG ACAGCAAAATTCAGAAGCTGAAGCAGCAGTACAACCAGAGCGGCGGTCCGGCCCTGGAGGTGACACTGGCAGAGGTCCAGGAGGATCTGAGGATCCACCCACCACAAGTAATTCACTTGGAGGAAGTGGAGCTCACCAACGGCATTGCAAATGGGCATATGGAGCAAGCTCCTGGATCAG GTCAGAATATAAGACTCAAACCAGTGACAGCACCAGGCATCCTCTTGCTGGTCCTAAATATCATGTGTGCATCTTTGAACATAATCCGTGGTGTTCATCTCATAGAGTACACATTCCAG GATGATTATGACGGTGTAGGGAATGTTGTGGCATTTCTTCTGGcgtttgtctgctgtgtgtttcag TGCCACCTCTACCTGTTCCATTCATCTCTGAAGAAACACAAGTCCTTCACTCTGTTGAGTGTGATCGTCCTATGCAACCTCTACCTGCTTGGCCTGAGGAACGTGTGGCAGCTGATCTTCCACATTTCAGTCGcctccctctccaccctcctcatcctcacccgCAAACTCCAAGACAGAACCAATGACTGTGGGGTCTGA